From the Deinococcus sonorensis KR-87 genome, the window GCATGTCCCACAGCTGGGTCAGGCGGGTGCGGAAGTGGTCGCGGCCCGGAAGGCCCGACAGGTACGCCTCGGTCAGCCGGTTCTGCGCCTCGATCCAGGCGCGCGACTCGGGGCTGTCCGGGTCTTCCAGCCAGCGGTAGGGATCCGGCACGGCCTGGCCGTGGTAGGTGTCGACATGATCGCTCAGGCGGGCAGCAGGATATTCGGGGCGCACCATACCGGCCAGCTTAGTGCAGCCGAGCCGAACAAGGCAGCAGAACGCCCGCCCCAGAGTGGTTCTGGCGGCGGGCGCTGCGCGGCTCGGTTCAGGCCTCGGGGAAGTCCAGCGGGCGAGCGTCGCTCCACAGCCCTTCCAGGTCGTAGTATTCGCGCGCCTCGCGGGTCATCAGGTGCACCACGATGCTGGCGCCGAAGGCCATCAGCAGCCAGCGCTCGCTCGGTCCCTCTACAGTGGGGTAGGGAAGGCCGGACTCCAGCGCCTTCTGGCGGATGTTCTCCTGGACGGCGTTCAGCTGCAGGCCGGCGGTGGCGGTGGCGATCACGAAATAGTCCAGTGTGGTGGAAACTTCGCTCAGGTCCAGCACCACCACGTTCTCGGCGCGGCGCTCGCGGGCCGCGTCCACGATGGCCTGAAGCTGGTGAAGGATGGTCTGGTCGGTGGGAATCTGGGTCATTGCAACTCCGGCAGTACAGTCAGGAATAGGGGCGGGGGCTGAGGCAGCCGCAGATGGTCACAGTGTACCGGGCCGGGGAGGGGCGCGCAGCGGCGGGCGTCTTCAGGCTTCACTGCGGCTGGCGGGCCAGGGCGCCGTACAGGCTGGGCGCGTCCGAGCCGAGCAGCACGCCCACCTCGCCGTCGCGCACCGGGAAGCGCAGGCCCTGGATGCGCGAGACGTTGAGCAGGTCGGCCAGCTGTTCGGCGGCGCCCACCGCCGTGCCAGTGAACACCTGGGTGTGCTCCGGGCTGGCGGCCACCGTGTCCAGGCTGACCTGGGTGTAGCCGGCCTGCTGCAGCGCCCGCACCACCTTCTGTCCCAGCCCCTGCCCGCTCGCGTCCTGAACGCGGATGGGGGTCTGGGTGGCCTCGTTCTGCCCGCTGTCGGCCTGGCTGCCCCACACGCGGGCCAGCGCAGCCGGATCGGCGGCCAGATTGAAGGTGCCGGGGATGGTGGTGGTGGGCAGGGTGGCAAAGTTCAGCTTCAGCTGGGAGAGGTACGGAGTCAGGTTCTGCACCAGCGCCGGGTCGGCGTTGGTCTGCACCCCGTTGCCCAGGCCGCTCAGGAGCACAGGCAGCACCCGCGCGATGCCCTGGGGGGTGCGCAGCCGACTGATCAGCTGGCTGATCGCCTGCTTCTGGTGGTCCATCCGGCCGTAGTCGTCCCCGAAGCCCTTGCGCATTCGCAGGTAGGCCACCGCCGCGTCGCCGTCCAGATGATGCGGGCCGGGCGACAGGTGGACATGCAGGTTGGCTGCAAAGTCGTCGAAGTGGATGCCACGTTTCTTGGGGTCCTCGTAGCTGGCGATGTCCGGCACCGTGACGTCCAGGCCGCCCAACGCGTTGATCACCCGCGCCACGTAATCGGTGCGGACCACCACGGTGTTGTCCACCCGCTCGCCGGTGATCTGCTCCACCGCCCGGCTCAGGCCCTCCAGGCCGCCGGTCCAGTACTGGCTGTTGACCTTCTGGGCGGCCACGCCGCGCCGCGGGTCGAACGGTCCCACGTTGGTGTCGCGCGGAATAGACAGGACGCTGACCCGCGTGCCGTCCACCTTCATCAGCATGATCGAGTCGGTGTTGGGCGGCTGCCAGACGTTGCGGGTGTCCTGGTCGGCGCAGCGTTTGTACGGCGCGCAGTACACCACGTCACGCCCGGCCAGCAGCAGCGTGAAGTGCGGCGCGGTGCCGGGCGCACTGTTCAGCACCTGCCGCGCTTCACCGCCGGGCGCGGTCAGCACCGCGTAGCCGCCCAGCGAGAGGGCGGCCAGCGTCAGGCCGGACAGCTGCCAGGCCCGCCAGCCAGCCACGGTGCGGGGTGGGTGGGCGACGACGGGCGCAGCCGGTTCGGTGGCGTCATGGTAGTAGGTCTGGTTGTACACCTGATGCCTCCCCACCTTGGCGCGGCGGTACACCGGCCGGCTGTGACGGCCCGGCGGCCGGTCGTCGTGACGCGAGCTCACGGCTGCAACGTCCGGTACGTCTGCAGGGTGCGCGGATGCACCTGAATGTGGCGGCCCTGGAGGTAGATGACCTTGGAAGTGATGGCCCGCGACAGCGCGGCGTTCAGGTCCGTGAGGGCCAGGGCGCGGATGTCGTCGTTCACGCCGCGTCCCGGCTCCGACACGTCCGCGATGTATACGCACGCCGACACCGGATTGCCGGCCCGCGGCCCGGTGGTGTGGTCCTCCACCGCCTCCAGGATGATCCGGTCGGTGACGCCCCAGTGCTCCAGCAGCGTCCGGCCCGCGCGGCCATGCAGCGCCAGCGGATGCGCCGAGTCAATGTCGCATTCCGGCGGCGCCAGCCGCAGCAGTTCATGGTCCGGCAGGTCGCGGGCCACGTCGTGCAGGATGCCGGCAAGGTAGGCCCGCTCCGCGTCCAGTCCGCCCGCCAGCGCGATGTCTCGCGCCAGTTCGGCCACCCGCAGCACGTGCTCGAACCGCCGGGGCTTGACCATCAGCTGCACCCGCTCCAGGCATTCAGCGAGGTCTGGAAGGGCCGGTGCCTTCGGCACCTGGGGGACGACTGGCTCCGTTGCCTGTGTCATGAAATCGGAGCGCCCATGAACGACAGCATAACCAGGATTATACCCCGCAGCCGGAACGCAACCGTAGAGTGATGACCAGACTGCGGGGCCGCCAGATTGAGCGGGCCTTGAGGCAGCGTGGTTACTGCTCGTCGTCAAAGTACTCGAACCGGAAGGTGCCGATCTCGACTGTATCGCCTTCCTGGGCACCGGCCCGCCGCAGCGCGTTGGTCAGCCCCTGGCGCTTGAACAGGCCCGACAGGTACTCCGCCGCGTCCTCGAGGTGGCGCGCGAACCGCTCCAGCTTCTCCTGAAACCCGCCGCCCGTGACGGTCCAGACCCGTTCCGGCGCCCCGGTCACGCCGCGGTTGACGGTGGGCGGGTCGATGCGCAACTCCACGTGCAACGGCTCCACCCGCACCTCGTCCGGCTCCTCCTCCAGCGCGTGGGTCTGAGCCCACACTTCCTGGGAAGGCAGCATCGAGAACAGCGTCGCCTTCAGCTCTTCCAGGTGCAGGCCGTCGCGCGCGCTCACCTGCAGCACCGGCAGCCCGAAGCGGCTCAGCTCATCCTCGGCCAGCTGGGCGAGGTCCGGGTCCACCGTGTCCACCTTGTTGAGCGCCACCAGCGCCACCTGCTCCAGCAGGCTGGGGTCGTAGCTCTGCAGCTCCGCCTGCAGCGCCTCCAGCTCCTGGGCCGGGTCACGGGCCACATCCAGCACGTACACCAGCAGCCGGGTGCGGCTGATGTGGCGCAGGAACTCCAGCCCCAGGCCACGCCCCTCGCTGGCCCCCTCGATGATGCCGGGGATGTCCGCCAGGGTGAAGCGGCGGTCATGGTCCGGGTCGTCCACCACACCCAGGATGGGGGAGAGGGTGGTGAAGGGATAGTCCGCGATGGCCGGGTTGGCGTTGCTCAGGGCCGCCAGCAGGCTGCTCTTGCCGGCGTTCGGGTAGCCGACCAGCCCCACGTCCGCGATCAGGCGCAGTTCCAGCCGCACCCGGCGCCGCTGACCACGGGTGCCCAGCTCCGCAAAACGGGGCGCCTGACGGCTGGCGCTCGCGAAGGTGCTGTTGCCGCGGCCACCCTGACCGCCGCGCGCCACCACCTTGATCTGACCGGCGCGCACCAGGTCGGCCACCACCCGTCCAGTGTCGAGGTCGAAGGCGGTGGTGCCCACCGGCACGTCGATGATCAAGTCCTCGCCGTCCTTGCCCTGCCGCAGCCGACCCTCGCCATAATTGCCGCTCTCGGCCTTGAACTTGCGCCGGCCCAGCAGCCGCTCCAGACTCTCGACGCCCTCTACGGCCCGCAGCAGGATGCTGCCGCCCTTGCCGCCGTGCCCGCCGTCCGGTCCGCCCTTGGGCATGTACTTGGCCCGGTGGAAGCTCATGCTGCCGTCGCCGCCGTGTCCTGCCTGCACTTCAATTTCTAGTACGTCACGAAACGCCACTGTGTACTCCTTCGCCGCTGCCCGGTCGCTGAAGTTCACAGTCCCGGCAGAGAGTTCTGCCGCCCGGCACTCCAGCCAGGCGTATGGCGCGGTCACTTCAGCGGTGTTGCAGGACTTGCCCACAACAGGGCGCATTCCTCCCCAGTGTACGACACGCGGGAGGGGGCTTGTGCAGGAGGTCGGTGAGCGCTAAAGTGTTGCAGCCCATGAGCCCTGCCATGGCGATGTAGCTCAGCTGGTTAGAGCGAACGACTCATAATCGTTAGGTCCCCGGTTCAAGTCCGGGCATCGCCACCAAGAAAACCCCGTCACGGACGGGGTTTTTTGTTGCCACTGAGAGAGAAGGACCCGGTTTGCCCGGCAGTGATGGTGTGGTCTTCGAGAGGACCCGTTTCTGCGGTTCGCGCAAGCCCTGAGCGCGGGGCGGGGCCGGACGTCCCGCTATCAGGAAAGCCCCATCGCTCGGTAAGTACCGTTTGTTCGTCTGGTGGAAGGCAAGCCATCAGTACACCTCACGGTTATAGGGAGCTGGCAGCGCCTTCATGGTCCAGTCACTTGCTCCAATGAGGCGTCCCGGACCTGTAGGGTGAAGCCATGCTGCTCTGCCCGTTCGTTCCTGTGTCCGCCGCCTGTCCATGAGGGTGCTGCCCTCCCTGAGCGGGCTGCCGCGCAACGCCCGCAACTGCATTCTGCTGGAGCCTCTTTGGGCGGTGTTTGGCGTGGTGGTGATCTATTACGCGCCGCTCTATATGCGCGGTGTGGGCCTGAGCAGTACCCAGATCGGCCTGCTGGGGTCCATCACGGTGGCCTGCTCGTTCGTGTTTCAGGCGCTGGCCGCCCCCATCACCAACCGAATGGGCCGCCGCCGCACCAGCCTGCTGTGGGACCTGGTGTCCTGGACCGTGCCGATGGTGGTGTGGGGGCTGGCGCACAGCTTCGTGGCCTTTCTGATCGCGGCGGCGCTGAGCGCCAGCAACCGGATCGTGGCGGTGTCCTGGAGCCTGCTGGTCATTGAGGACGTGCCGCAGCCGAAACGGGCGCGGGTCTTCGGCATCCTGAACCTGATCAATGCCTTCTGCGGCCTGCTCACGCCGCTGGTCGGCCTGCTGATCGCGCGCCTCGGGGTGGTCCCGGCGCTGCGCGGCGTGTACCTGCTGGGCGCCGTTGGTATGACCGTGATGTTCTACTGGCGCAACGCGGTCACCCAGGAAACCCGCAGCGGCGAGGCCGCCATGCAGCAGCACCGGGACCTGAAGCCGTGGGAGAGCATGCGCCACACCTTTCAGCTGGTGCCGGCCCTGGCCCGTGGCGGCCTGCCGGGCGTCGTCGCCTTCTATGTGCTGACCATGTTCGCCGAGCAGATGGGCCTGTTCCAGATTCTGCTGTTCAAGGAGACGCTCGGGTTCGGAGCGCAGGCGCTGTCGCTGGTGCCGGTGGCCGGCGCGGTGGTCACCATCCTGATGTACGCCCTGGTGCTGCGGCGGCTGGACCACGTCCCGGCCGAGCGCACGCTGGTGTTCACCCGGCTGCTGGGCCTGGCCGGGGCGGTCCTGATCCTGTTCATTCCCGCCGGCAACCTGAGCGCCCTGCTGCTGGTGGTAAGCCTGCTGGGCGCCGTCACCTTCCTGACCCAGACCTACCGCGATACGGTGCTGTTCAGTCACCTGCCGGCCCACGGCACCGCCGACCTCTACTCGGCGGTCCAGACCCTGACGATGCTGTGCTCCATCCCGGCGGCTGGGCTGGCCGGCGCCCTGTACAGCGTCCAGCCGAGACTGCTGTTCGTCATGATTGCGGTGCTGAACGTGGGCCTGCTGCTGCTGGCCATGCAGGTGGCCCGGTCGCAGCGCCGGTCGGCCACCGTTCCCTGAGCGGCCTTCAGGCCTGCGGTTCCGCTCCGCCTGCCGACACCAGCCCCAGCATTGCCCGGTAGACGAGCGCGGTAGTGCGGGCGTCCTCCAGCGCGTCGTGCGCCTGATACTCCAGCTCGAAGTGCGCCGCCAGATCGCTCAGGGCCGTCCCGACCCGGCGCGGCAGCAGCCCGGCATGAATCAGGAACTGCGCCACCACCTTGGTGTCCACCCGGCCGCGCCGGAACACCGTGTTCAGGTCCGGCAGCAGCGGCTTCAGGAACCCCAGGTCGAAGCCGAAGTTGTGCCCGCCCAGAATGCAGCGGCCCAGCGGCGCGGCGTAGTCGCGGATCGCCTGGGCCACCACGTCCGGCTCCTGCGCCTGCTGGTGATGCACCTGCAGGTCAATGCCGTTCACCGCCATGGCGGAGGCCGCCACGTGGTAGGTCGGGTGGCGCAGCTGCAGGTGCAGCGGGCGCTCCACCTCGGGGCCGTTCAGGGTCACCAGCCCGATGGTCAGCAGCGAGTGCTGGGCCGGGTCGGTGCCTCCCGTTTCGGTGTCCAGAAAGATGATCGGTTGCGCGGCCATGCGGCATGCTGACACGCCGCCGCACCCCGGCGCCTTGTCTGCTTCTGTATGTGCTGGCCCCTGTGGGCGCGCGGCCATGCCGCTATACTTCCGGCATGTCTCAGGCGGCGTCTCCCACGGCCCAGCAGTACCAGGCGGTGATCGGTCTGGAGGTCCACCTGCACCTCAACACCCGCACCAAGATGTTCAGTGCCTGCCGCGCCGATTACGTGGGCGCGGAGCCCAACACCTACACCGACCCGCTGACGCTGGGGCTGCCCGGCACCATGCCCAGCCTCAACCGGCAGGCGGTGGACCTGGCGATCATGTTCGGGCTGGCGCTGCACTGCGACGTGGAGGGCTTCACGCAGTTCCACCGCAAGAACTACTACTACCCGGACGCGCCCAAGAACTACCAGATCTCGCAGTACGACCGGCCCATTGCGCGTAGCGGCTGGCTGGAGGTGGACGGCGAGCGCATCGGCATCACCCGCGCGCACCTGGAAGACGACGCCGGCAAGCTGATGCACCCCACCTACGCCCCGTACAGCCTGCTGGACCTGAACCGCGCCGGCATGCCGCTGATCGAGATGGTGACCGAGCCGGACATCCGCACCCCGGAGCAGGCCCGGCGCTTCCTGACGCTGGTGCGCGCCATCGCGCAGTCGCTGGGCGTCAGCGACGCCAACCCCGAGGAAGGCAAGATGCGCTGCGACGTGAACGTCAGCGTGCACCGCCCCGGCACCCCCTTCGGCACCAAGGTGGAGGTCAAGAACCTCAACAGCTTCCGCAGCGTGCAGCGCGCCCTCGAGTACGAGATCGCGCGCCAGACCCGTACGCTGCAGGCGGGTGGGCGCATCACCCAGGACACCATGGGTTGGGACGAGGGCGGTCAGAAGACTTTCGTGATGCGCACCAAGGAGGGCGAGGCCGACTACCGCTACTTCCCCGAGCCGGACCTGCCGCCGCTGAACATCACCCCCGAGTGGATTGAGCGGGTGCGCTCCAGCATGCCGGAACTGCCGGCCCACAAACGCGCGCGCTATGTGGAGGCGGGCCTGCGCGACGCCGACGCCGACCTGATCAGCGTGGACGTGCCGCTCAGCCGCTTTCTGGACGCCGCGCTGCAGCAGCCGGGCGCCGACATCCAGCGGCTGGCCAACTGGCTGCTGACCGACGTGGCGGGCCTGCTGGCCGCCCGCGAGCTGACGCTGGACCGCAGCGGCCTGACGCCGGAGCACCTGGCGGCGCTGGTGCGGCTGGTGGGGGAGGGGACCATCAGCGGCAAGATGGCCAAGGAGCTGCTGCCGGAGCTGCTGGACGGTGCCGACCCGCAGGCGCTGGTGCAGCAGCGCGGCCTGAGCGTCGTGACCGATACGGCGGCCATCGAGGCGGCCATCGACGCCGCCATGCAGGCCAACCCGAAAGCGGTGGAGCAGGTCCGGGGCGGCAACCTGAAGGCCGCCAACGCGCTGTTCGGGCCGGTAATGCGGGCCATGAACGGCCAGGCCGGACCGGAACTGGTGCGGCAACTGCTGAACCAGAAACTGGGCCTTTGAACGCCCGGCTGAGCACCCGCACGCTGGAGCAGGCTGCGCTGCTGGCGCTGGCCCTACGGGTGCTGAGCCTGCCCGCGCTGCTGCTGTACCTGCTGCTGCGGCGCGAGGGGGGTGGTTGGTACAGCCTGCCGGACCTGCTGGGCAGCGCGGCGCTGCTCACGCTGTGGGGCCTGCTGCTGCGCGACCTGTTCGCGGGCCGGGCCGCCCGACTGAACAGCACCCGGCTGGCGGTGCTGCGGGTCAGCTATCCCTGGCTGGCCGCCTACCAGGGGGCGTTGTGGGTGCTGGCCGCGCTGGGGTTCGGAACCGGGATGTATCCGGAAGCCAACCCGGCGGCGGTGTTCATCCTGCTGAGCGTGTGGGTGGGCGGCATCGTGATCAATCTGCTGCTGTTCCTGCTGAGCGTGCGGCTGTTTCCCAACCCTGCCGACCAGACCGGCCGCCGCCAGTTGAGCGACCTGCTGAACGTCGCGGCGGCGCTGAGTCTGGCCAGCACCATCATCAACGTGGTGCCGCTGGCCGGCGCGCCAGCACCGACCCACGCCGACCAGTGGGCGTACCTGCTGGCCGGCGTGGCGGAACTGGCGTCGCTGCTGCTGCTGCGGCTGGCCCTGCAGCGCCCTGCGCCGGAACAGCGCTAAGGGGCGTGCCCCTCCTCCCGCTTCAGTCCAGCGCGCTGCGGATGGTCTCGCCCAGCGCCGCAATGCCGCGCTCGATCTGCTCCGGGGTGGCCGAGCTGTAGCTCAGCCGCATGGTGTTGTGCCCGCCGCCCAGCGCGAAGAACGGCGCGCCCGGCACGAAGGCCACGCCGCGCGCCACCGCCTGTTGAAGCAGTGGTGCGGTGTCGATCTGCTCCGGCAGCGTGACCCACAGGAACATGCCGCCCTGCGGCGTGGTGTACTGCACGCCCGCCGGAAAGTGCCGCTGCATGCTCTGCACCATCTGCCCGGCCCGCTCGCCGTAGGCCTGCCGCACCCGCTCGATCTGGGCTGGCATCACGTCCTCCACCAGTTCCGCCACAATCATCTGGTTGAAGGTGGGCGTGTGCAGGTCGGCGCCCTGTTTGGCCTGCACCAGCTTGTGGATCAGGGGTCGGGCCGCCTGCACCCACGCGTCGCGCAGGCCCGGCACCAGCACCTTGGAAAAGGAGCTGCTGTACACCACATGGTTGTGATCCGGGTGGCCGGCCCGCTCCAGCCCCAGCGTGTACAGGCTGGGCAGCGCCTCACCCGTGAAGCGCAGCGCGCCGTAGGGGTCGTCCTCCACCAGCACGATGCCGTGGCGGGCGGTCAGCTCCACCAGCTGCTGTCGGCGCTCCAGGCTGAGGGTGCGGCCGGTGGGGTTCTGAAAGTTCGGCACCGCGTACAGCAGCTTGGCACGGGTGGTGTGCAGCAGCGTCTCCAGGGCGTCCACGTCGATGCCGTGGTCGTCGGTGGGCACCTGCACGTACTGCGGGCCGTACGGCTGGAAGCTCTGCAGCGCGCCCAGGTAGGTGGGCGCTTCCACCAGCACCACGTCCCCCTCGTTGATCAGCATCTTGCCCAGCAGGTCCAGGCTCTGCTGGCTGCCGGTCATGATCTGCACGTGCTGCGGCGTGATGCTGGCCCGTGCGGCCAGCCACTCACGCAGCGGCAGATGCCCCTCGGTGGTGCTGTACTGCAGCGCGGCCGGGCCGTAGCGGTCCAGCACCGTGCTGGCGGCCTGCCGCACCGCCTCGATCGGAAACAGCTCGGGGGCGGGCAGCCCACCCGCAAACGAGATCACATCCGGGCGCTGGGTGATCTTGAGCATCTCGCGGATGACGCTGCTGTTCATCCGCTGGCCACGCGCTGAAACCACACGGTCCCAGGCGAAGGGGGGCGTATCGGTGCGGGTCATGGCCGCAGTGTACCGCCGGGGATCATCTACACGGGGGGGCCCGTGCGGCATTGCCGCGCGCGGTATCCTGCCCGGTGAGGAGGGCAATATGCTCGTAACCGGCAATGACATTCTGGTGCCTGCCCGCGCAGGCAAATACGGTGTGGCGGCGTTCAACACCAACAACATGGAGATCACCCAGGCGATCATCCACACGGCGGAGCGGCTGCGCAGCCCGGTGATCGTGCAGATGAGTGAGGGGGCCATCAAGTACGGCGGCCAGGACCTCGCCAACATCGTCAAGGACATCGCCACCCGGGCCTCGGTGCCGGTGGCGCTGCACCTGGACCACGGCTCCAGCTACGTCAACGCCCTGAAGGCCATCAAGATGGGCTTCACCAGCGTGATGATCGACGCCTCGCACCACCCCTTTGAGGAGAACGTCGCCGAGACCCGCCGGGTGGTGGAGGCCGCGCACGCCATGGGCATCAGCGTGGAGAGCGAGCTGGGCCGGCTGGGCGGCATCGAGGAGCACGTGGTGGTGGACGAGAAGGACGCCTTCCTGACCGACCCCCAGGAGGCCGTGCAGTTCGTGGAGCAGACCGGGACCGACTACCTGGCCATCGCCATCGGCACCAGCCACGGCGCCTACAAGGGCAAGGGCCGCCCGTTCATCGATCAGGCGCGCATCGAGCAGATCGGGAACCTGCTGAGCATTCCGTTGGTGGCGCACGGCAGCAGCGGCGTGCCGAAGGAGATCGTGGAACGCTTCCGGGCGTCGGGCGGCGAGATCGGGGACGCGGCCGGCATCGCGGACGAGGACCTGGAACAGGCCACCCAGCACGGCATCGCCAAGGTGAACGTGGACACCGACCTGCGGCTGGCCAGCACGGTGGGCATCCGTGAAGTGCTGAAGGCCAGTCCCAAGGAATTCGATCCGCGCAAGGTGTTCGGCCCGGCCAGAGACGTGATGGCCCAGATCGTGGAGCACAAACTGCGGGTGCTGGGCAGCGTCGGCAAGGCCTGAGCGCCGCATGGGAGAGGGGTGGGTGCCGGGTTCGCCGGTCCCCACCCTTTCTGCTGACGTTGAACCGTGTCCAGGTACGGCTCAATCGGAGTTCTCACCGTCCGGCGATATGCTTCATGGCGGCATGAGGGCCGCCCACTTCCGCGCTTCGTATCTGCTGCTTCTGACTGGGTTTGGCCTGGTGCAGGTGAGTCTTGCCCAGCCGGACCGGCTGGATCTGAAAGCCCGTCTGGCGGCGCTGCTGCCGCTGCCGGGCCAGCAGGCCCAGTTCATGGACACCCGCTCGCGGCTCCTCGTGACATTGCAGCAGCGGGTGTTTGAGGAAAACGGCGACCCGGTGGTGCTGGCCGACAAGCTCAAGCAGATCGAGCAGGGCAAGGTGCCGTCCTACGACGAGCGCCTGGGCATCACCCGCGCCGAGTTTCAGCGCTACGTGGTGATCCAGAAGACGCTGGAGCCGAGTGGGCGCACCTTCAGGCTCAGTGTCAGCCGGGACGCCCTGCATCTGGTGTTCGGGGACGCTCAGGGGGCGGGCGCGCAGGCAGCCAGCATCCTGAAGGGCCTGGTTATTGATCTGAACACGGGTGAGCTCAAAACGCCCGAGGGGTTTGGGGCGCGGCCCACGACGGTGCTGGTGGCGGCCAACGAGGACGTGACCGGTCTGGGGCAGCGCTCCGGCTACACCTGGATGCTCAAGGGCAGCAATCCCACCACCATGAACGCCATGGACGGGCGCCTGTCGCTGCTGCAGCTGCGCAGCGGTCAGGTGCTGCTCAGCTACAGCCGGGTCAGCATCCTGAAGGGCCGGGTCAGCGAGGCCGCTGTGAACATCCTGTACAAGCGCTGAGGGCTCAGGCCCACGGCTCGCTGACGCTGACGGCATTGCGTCCGGCGGCCTTGGCCGCATAGAGCGCCTCGTCGGCGGCCCGCAGGGTGGCCTTCAGGTCACGGCGGCCGTCCAGCCGGGCCAGCCCGAAGCTGGCGGTCATCTGCAGGCCGGCGGCCACGTCATCCCAGACCAGCCGCTCCAGGACGCTGCGCAGCCGGTGGCACACTTCCTGGGCGGCTTCCAGGCCCAGGTCGTGCAGGATCACCACGAACTCCTCGCCGCCGAACCGGGCCAGACAGTCCTGGTCACGGATCTCGGCGCTGAGCGCCCGCACCACCCGGATCAGCACCGCGTCGCCCACCGCGTGGCCGTAGGTGTCATTGACCCGCTTGAAGTGGTCCAGGTCCAGCAGCACCACCACGCTGGGCGGGCCCTGGCGGGCCTGCTCGCGCAGGCGGGCCAGCCGCTGCATGGCAAAGGCGCGGTTGGGCGCGCCGGTGAGCGGGTCCTGCATCGCCGCCTCGGCGAAGGCGGCAGCCCGCACCTCGGCGTCGCGGGCCTGCTGTTCGATCTGCTTGAGCAGCGCGCGCTGCTGGTACACGTCCCGGTACAGCGCCAGCACCCGCCGGGTCACTTCCCGCTGCGTCTCGAACGCCTCCTGAAAGCGGCCGGAGCGGGCATAGGCGTTGGCCAGCGCCTCACGGGCGCGGGCCGCCAGCAGGTCCTGCTGACCCAGCTCGAACTGGGCGATGGCCTGCTCCAGGTCCGCGACCGCCTCGTCCCAGCGGCTGGACCGGGAAAACGCCCGGGCCCGGTTGCGCAGGGCGTGGCCGTAGAGCGTGGTGCTGCGGGTATTGGCGGCCAGCTGCACGCTCTCGTGGCCCATCTGGATGGCCTGGTCCAGCGCGCCGGACCAGACGGCGTGGCGCGACAGGGCGTCCAGCACGTCCAGCACCCGCAGCGGCGAGCGCAGCAGCGTGCGCTGGGCGTTCAGGGTGGTGAGCAGCGCCACCGAGTGCTGCAGCTCGGCCTGCACCTCGTCGCGCAGCCCTTCCGGGAGCTGGCGCCGGATCAGCGCCTCCGAGGCACTCACGGTGTAGTTGATGTGGAAGGTGTGCAGCAGCTCGGCCGATTCTCCGAGCCGCAGGCCCTCCGCAAAGGGCGAATGCAGCAGGCCGTGCAGCCGGGTGGCGGCGTCGGCATACAGATCGCGGTCCATCTCATGGTGCGACCGGTTCACCGCCACCAGCGCCACCCCGCGCTGGTCGCCCGCCTCGCGCGCCAGCATCTCGGCCTGCTGAAAATGGGCGTCGGCGCCCAGGTCGTCGTAGGTATCGGCCTGCACCAGCGCGATGGCCACGTGCGCCTTGGCTTCCAGCGAGCGGTCCCGGCTGACCCGGGCCAGTTCCAGGCAGGCCAGGGCGTGCGTCATGGCGATGGCCGGATCCCCGGTATCCAGGGCCAGATACACCGCGTCACGGTGCAGCAGCGCCACGTCGGTGATGGAGCGGTCGCGTCCCTGGTCAATCTGCTGCTGCAGCGCCTGCAGTTCGTCGCGCAGGTCGGTCAGGGACGGGGGAATCAGCCCGGGACTGGTCATGAACCAGCCACCGCAGCGGAGAAGGGAGGGGCAGCAACACTGAACAGGGGGCAGACGGGTCCGCTTCGGTTCAGGTCAGGCCGGGCGATCCGACTCACGGCCACGGAAACGGCCGGACCCGACCTGAACCGGCCGGGCATCCCCAGAGATGCACGGATGCATGCATACTGCATCTTATCGCCCGCAGCCGGCGCTGTATATGCAGTTACACACGAGAAAGTGGCCGGAGCGAGGCTTTATTTTGTCCCGTCGCGCCGACGGAAACCGCCGAACACCCGCGACAGCAGCGACCCGGCAGTGGCCTGGGGGGCGGCCTGTGCAGAGGCCGGCTGTTCAGGGGCAATCTGCGCCACCGGCGCCTCAGGTTCCGGCTCGGGCATGAGGTTGCCGGCCAGCCGACCCGACAGGAACTCCTGCATCAGCAGCGCGT encodes:
- the rsfS gene encoding ribosome silencing factor, with the protein product MTQIPTDQTILHQLQAIVDAARERRAENVVVLDLSEVSTTLDYFVIATATAGLQLNAVQENIRQKALESGLPYPTVEGPSERWLLMAFGASIVVHLMTREAREYYDLEGLWSDARPLDFPEA
- a CDS encoding LCP family protein, with product MSSRHDDRPPGRHSRPVYRRAKVGRHQVYNQTYYHDATEPAAPVVAHPPRTVAGWRAWQLSGLTLAALSLGGYAVLTAPGGEARQVLNSAPGTAPHFTLLLAGRDVVYCAPYKRCADQDTRNVWQPPNTDSIMLMKVDGTRVSVLSIPRDTNVGPFDPRRGVAAQKVNSQYWTGGLEGLSRAVEQITGERVDNTVVVRTDYVARVINALGGLDVTVPDIASYEDPKKRGIHFDDFAANLHVHLSPGPHHLDGDAAVAYLRMRKGFGDDYGRMDHQKQAISQLISRLRTPQGIARVLPVLLSGLGNGVQTNADPALVQNLTPYLSQLKLNFATLPTTTIPGTFNLAADPAALARVWGSQADSGQNEATQTPIRVQDASGQGLGQKVVRALQQAGYTQVSLDTVAASPEHTQVFTGTAVGAAEQLADLLNVSRIQGLRFPVRDGEVGVLLGSDAPSLYGALARQPQ
- the yqeK gene encoding bis(5'-nucleosyl)-tetraphosphatase (symmetrical) YqeK, encoding MVKPRRFEHVLRVAELARDIALAGGLDAERAYLAGILHDVARDLPDHELLRLAPPECDIDSAHPLALHGRAGRTLLEHWGVTDRIILEAVEDHTTGPRAGNPVSACVYIADVSEPGRGVNDDIRALALTDLNAALSRAITSKVIYLQGRHIQVHPRTLQTYRTLQP
- the obgE gene encoding GTPase ObgE: MAFRDVLEIEVQAGHGGDGSMSFHRAKYMPKGGPDGGHGGKGGSILLRAVEGVESLERLLGRRKFKAESGNYGEGRLRQGKDGEDLIIDVPVGTTAFDLDTGRVVADLVRAGQIKVVARGGQGGRGNSTFASASRQAPRFAELGTRGQRRRVRLELRLIADVGLVGYPNAGKSSLLAALSNANPAIADYPFTTLSPILGVVDDPDHDRRFTLADIPGIIEGASEGRGLGLEFLRHISRTRLLVYVLDVARDPAQELEALQAELQSYDPSLLEQVALVALNKVDTVDPDLAQLAEDELSRFGLPVLQVSARDGLHLEELKATLFSMLPSQEVWAQTHALEEEPDEVRVEPLHVELRIDPPTVNRGVTGAPERVWTVTGGGFQEKLERFARHLEDAAEYLSGLFKRQGLTNALRRAGAQEGDTVEIGTFRFEYFDDEQ
- a CDS encoding MFS transporter translates to MLPSLSGLPRNARNCILLEPLWAVFGVVVIYYAPLYMRGVGLSSTQIGLLGSITVACSFVFQALAAPITNRMGRRRTSLLWDLVSWTVPMVVWGLAHSFVAFLIAAALSASNRIVAVSWSLLVIEDVPQPKRARVFGILNLINAFCGLLTPLVGLLIARLGVVPALRGVYLLGAVGMTVMFYWRNAVTQETRSGEAAMQQHRDLKPWESMRHTFQLVPALARGGLPGVVAFYVLTMFAEQMGLFQILLFKETLGFGAQALSLVPVAGAVVTILMYALVLRRLDHVPAERTLVFTRLLGLAGAVLILFIPAGNLSALLLVVSLLGAVTFLTQTYRDTVLFSHLPAHGTADLYSAVQTLTMLCSIPAAGLAGALYSVQPRLLFVMIAVLNVGLLLLAMQVARSQRRSATVP
- a CDS encoding 3'-5' exonuclease gives rise to the protein MAAQPIIFLDTETGGTDPAQHSLLTIGLVTLNGPEVERPLHLQLRHPTYHVAASAMAVNGIDLQVHHQQAQEPDVVAQAIRDYAAPLGRCILGGHNFGFDLGFLKPLLPDLNTVFRRGRVDTKVVAQFLIHAGLLPRRVGTALSDLAAHFELEYQAHDALEDARTTALVYRAMLGLVSAGGAEPQA